One Synechocystis sp. LKSZ1 genomic window, GGCCCGAGTTTCCAGACTAGCTAGCCAACGGTCGGCCTCCGCCTGACTGAGGGTCGTCAACTGTTCCCCTAGACGGATGTGCTGGACAATGTCGCCCCGGTGTTGCTCGGCAAAATGAACGCCCACGTCGTAGCGGACACAGCCCCCCAGCAGGAGACTCAGACCAAGCAGGAAGGGGAGTAAGCTTCCCCAAAGACGCTGTTGAAAAAACCCTTGCATTATTCCTCTTCCCAATCTGCTTCAATCGCGGTGGCGGTACTGCCCCCTCCCACGGTGACCAGATCAATCTGTTGACGGTAATAGTCTACACTCTTGACCTGGACATCGACTTCATTGCCGAGGCGATAGGCGGTGCGGTTTTTGCGGCCGACCAGACAACTATGACGGGCCCGGTATTCGTACCAGTCGTCCTTAAGGGAACTGACGTGAACCAGGCCTTCCACGAGTAAGTCTTCGAGTTCAACAAAGAAACCGTAGGATTGCACCCCGGTAATCAGGCCCCGGAAGACTTGTCCTGTACGTTCCTTCATTTTCTCCGATTTCTTCAGGCCCCGGAGGTCGGTTTCTGCGTCCTCAGCCACTTTTTCTCGGTCGTTGAGGTGGCTGACCAAATGGTGCAATTCCTCGGCTAACTTCTCGTGGGTGATGGGGGGCAATACACTCCAGCTAATCTGGCCCCGGCATTCCAACGTGGTGAGATTAACCCCAACTTTACTGTGCTTCGTTCGGCGGTCGCGGCCCTCACTCAGAACCAGTTTAAGGATTCTTTGTACCACTAAATCAGCGTAGCGTTGGCCGGGAGCGATGCAATGGGTATAACCATCCGGGTAGGCCAAACCAAAGTGAGATGCGGGATGACTGCTATATTTTTCCGTCTTGAGGGTCGCTTCGAGGAGATGGTTGAGAATACGGGAGGCGGGTAATTTGGCCAGGGCCTGACTGAGACGGGCGTAGTCCTGGGGCTTGACATCCGCTTCGGTGTCAAAGGTTTGCTCCGACCCCAGGTTGGTGACCAGCTTCAACAGGTCGGTCAGTTCTTCCCAATCCGGCTCGGGTTGAATACAGTAAAGGCTCGGAACCCCCAGGGCCGTTAATTGATCAGCAACAACTTTCTGCACCAAAATGACTAGCTCAGCCAGCAGGGTTCGCAGAGGCAGGGCCTCGGTGACTAGCAGGGTTCCCAAACGTCCTTCATCGAGGAAGGGAACTAAGGTATCGGACAGAATTTCAAAGCCACCCCGTTGTAGGCGCTGGGATTTGGCCAGGGCACTCAGGTTGAAAAAGAGAGTGCGAAAACGTTCCTGGAAGGGGGCCAGGGCCGGTTCTCCCTGGTCACTATTGGCCAGCAGGGACTGTACTTCTGCAAAACTGAACTGGCGGTCTACCTGAATGACACTACTCTGGAACTGAAAGGCCGTCAGGGCGCCACTGGCATCGAGGGTGACAAAAAAGGAAAGGGCCAAACGCTCGGCTCCAGGCACCAAGGAACAACGCTGTTGGACAGCATCGGGAAAGAGAGAACATACCTTGTCCCCCAGATAAACTGCCGTTCCCCGTTTGCGGGCAGCCCGGTCAAGAGGAGTATCTTCGGCAATATAGTGGGCGACGTCTGCGATATGAACACCGAGACACCATTGGTCGTCCTGAGCTTCGAGGCTAAAGGCGGTTTCTATCCAAGGATTTAGGCTTTGGAGGCGATCATCGACGAAGGTGAAGGTGAGGAGGGCACGCAGGTCAGCCCGCTGTGAGTATTCCGTGGGGTTGAAACCCAAGGGGAGTTTATCTGCCTGCTGTTGTAGGTCTTCTGGCCACTGGAGGGGCAGATCATGTTTACAACTAACAATATCTGTGTCGGCGGCGGCCTCAGCATCACTCCCGAGGATCTTGGTGATGCGACCCAAGGGGGGATACTCGCCAATGGCATAGCGAACAACCGCCACATGGACAAGGTGATTAATGGCTTGGGTTAGGTCTTGGCCATTGGCCTCTAAATTAAGCTCAAACAATAGTCGGTCATCCAGGGGCACGGCTCGGAAAACCTCCTCGGCCTGTTTGACCTGGGCTAGCAAGGACGGATTGGCCCGTTCCAAGATCAACCGAACTTCTCCTTCCGGTGAACGGCGCCGCGTTCCATCTTTAATGATCCTGACCAAAACCCGGTCGCCATTCCAGGCATTACTCAGGTGGGCCTCCCGCACGTAGATATCATCGGCATCTTCATCATCTTGAATGGCAAAACAGAAGCCCTTACTGGAACAGCGCAATTTGGCCTCGACGACGTTATCTTCCAGCACACGGCGATATTTGCCCCGTTCCTTGACTAAGAGGCCAGCCCGTTCTAAAGCATCTAGAATAATTTGTAATTTCTCGATGGCTAGCTCATCTTCACAACCGAGCTTTTTTTCGAGTACCTTACCGGCGACTAATTTATCATCACTAAAGTGCGAGAGGAGTGTGGCGAGGGAGAAGTCCATGTAATGAGTTTCCTTGGGTGGAGAGGGCGAGGAATGGGCAGATCAGATGTCGTATTTCACGCTGGGGGCGGCAACTGAAGCAAACTGCTTGTCGAGACCACTGCCCTAACCAGGGAAAACGCAAGGGAAACAGCCGGGAAGCATTCTAAACCGAAATTGCAGGGGATTTTAGAACGAATCCAGTCCTTGACGATGGGAGAAAGGAGCATACCCTAAGCTGAGTTAACTGTCCATTGTATCAAGATTGTGGCCCCCTTAAAGACAAAGGGCCAAAACCCAGGGATGGGTAATCCAGATTTTTTGTACCCATTAATCATCGCCGCTCAACTTTCAGGGTTTAGCAGGCTCTGTATCAACAGGGTCAACTCTTTGAGCTTGATGGGTTTACTGAAATAGTAGTTCGCGCCGGCCTTTAAGCATTTCTCTTCATCTCCCTCCATGGCCAAGGCTGTCAGGGCCACAATGGGGAGTTCAGTTAACCCCAATTCCTGCCGAATTTTCCGAATTGCTGTTAGGCCATCCATCACCGGCATTTGAATATCCATTAATACCAAATCAGGACTTTCTTGTTGGATTAAAGCAATGGCGGCTTCGCCATTAGGAGCATGTCGCATCCGATAACCTTTGGCCTCAAAATAGCTCATAACAGTCATGGCGTTAGCTTCATTATCTTCGGCTAACAAAATCAAAAAAGACGAGGAAGTTGCCAGGCTAGGGGCTGGGGCCGACTCCAAATTGGCAATAGACTCAGTCGCGGTGAGGCTATCGGTTGGTATTACCGGTAAGCTGACAGTAAAAGTACTACCTATATCCAAGCGGCTAAACACTTTGACTTCCCCTCCATGCAACTCTACCAGTTGTTTGACCAAGGCTAAACCTAAGCCGGTTCCTTCGTATTGACGATTGAGGGCGCTATCAATTTGTATAAAGGGTTTAAATAGTTTATGCACATTTTCCGGCGCAATGCCAATACCCGTATCGGTAATAGAAATTTCTACAAACGAGGAGGGCCTGGACTGTTCAAGATTCGGCATCGGCTGAACAAGAGAGACTCGTTCAATCCCCTTTAAGGCCTCGTGATTGTGTGGCAGTAATGGGGACACCAGCAAACGAACTGTTAAGGTAATACGTCCCCCTGTTGGGGTAAATTTGACAGCATTATTGAGTAGATTAATCAGAATTTGACGTAGGCGTCGTTCGTCTCCCCATACATTGGGAAGATTGTCGGAAATCTGGCGCACCACTTGAATATTTTTTTTATGAGCTAGTTGCTTGACAAAAACTAAACTATCATCGCAGAGACGTTTTACGGAAAGGCTCGTACAATTGAGAACGACTTCCCCCGCTTCAATTTTGGCCACATCCAGAATGTCGTTAATCAAGGACAGTAAATGATTGCCGCTACGCTCCACGGTTTCTAAAGAACTGCACTGCTTGTCCGTCAAAGGGCCAAAGACCCCTTCTAGTAGGGCTTCCGTTAATCCCAAAATGGCGTTGAGGGGAGTTCGCAGTTCATGGCTCATATTGGCCAGAAATTCGTCCTTAAGACGGGTCGCCCTGGCTAATTGTTGATTCATCATCGCCAGTTCCTCGTTGCGTTCGCTGAGTTGCTCTTGGGCGGATTCCCGTTGGGCTAACTCCTGTTGCAATCGCTGATATAAATCCGCCTGTTGGATAGCAATTGCCAATTGATTGGCCACCCGTCGCAGTAAATTAATTTCCCAATCCTGCCAATTACGGGGGCCATCGCATTGATGGGCAATCACTAAACCCCAAAGTTTGTCCTGTTGCACAATTGGCACAACTAATTTAGCTTGCACCCCAATTTCCCTGAGAAAATCGATTAAGCAGGGTAAAACGATTTTGCTTTGGGCACGGCGATCATACAGAGCAAAAATCCGTCCGTTGGCGTAGCGTTCATAATTTTGCTTAGGAAAAACTTCCTCCGGAAAAACGCGGTCCAATAACCGTTCCCAGCGAGGCAGTACCGATTCGGCGATGGCGGCCCCTGTGCCATTATCAAAGATGCGATAGATCAAAACCCGGTCTGCCTGCAATATGTCCTGCAAAGACTTCACTGTTGTCGTTAATACTGCGTCCAACTCGATGGAAGAGCGCATTCGCTCGATGATTTGAGTCAAGACTCGTTCTTGTTGGGCTTGACGCTGTAACTGGCTTTCCACCAGCTTCCGTTGGGTGATGTCCTGGGCAACGCCGACCACCTGTTGCACCTGTCCCATGGCATTGCGTTTATAAATCACATCCTGACTCAAAAACCAGCGCCAACTCCCGTCCTTTGCCCGTACTCGGTATTCATTTTCGATAATCATGCCCGGTTCGGCCCGCTGAATACGCTCAAAATGCTTGAGAGAGTTACCTAGGTCATCAGGGTGAATTAACGTTAATAAAAACCGCTCCCCCATCGCTTGAATTTCTTCGGCCGAATATCCTAGTATGTGACTACCTTTGCGATTAACATAAATATTGCGTTGCTCAATGACATCAAACACATACAGCACATCGGGAGATGCATCAGTAATGCCTTGGATCAAGGCCTGACTATCTTTTAACTTTAGTTCGTTTTGTTTCTGTTGAGTAATATCAATATGCCCCCCCACCATTCGTAGAGGGTGCCCTTGCTCATCCCATTCAATCACTTTTCCCGCGCAGAGTACCCAAACTATCGAGCCATTCTTGTGGCGATAGCGCACTTCGTTGCGATGGGAAGTTTGACCCCGACTTTGGATATGGCGTTCTAAACTGTGTTGGATAATAGGTAAATCCTCGGGAACAAGAACATCTTGAAAACTGGTGATATCCGTCGCGTTCGCATCGGCTTCATAACCGAACATGCGGCGAAAACCAGGGCTTAAATATTCTTTATTGGTAACCATATCCCAGGCCCAATAGCCACCGATCACGTCGTCGAGGACTGTTTCCACCACCGTTAACTCATCTTCTAGACTCTGTTTCTGTGCCGCTTCCTGTTTTAAGGCTATCTCGTTGGAAATATCCTGCCGGGGGCCTAATGCTGTCAGTTTCTTTTGAGATGCGTGCAAGGATGACTCTAACCGTTGCCGTTCGTTGATTTCTGCTTTTAATGCCGCGACTAAATTACTTTGTTGAATCGCAATTGCCAATTGCACGGATAAATCTTGCACAATTTGGGCTTCTATCGATTGCCATTGGCGTGTACCGTGACAATGATGGGCAATCAACAGACCCCACATTTTTTCTGCCACATAAATGCTCTGCACTAAGCTTGCTGCCACGCCAGATTGTTCCAGTAATTTCACATGGCAGGGTTCATAGCCCATTTCATAGATGCTATTGGCAATGATCGGTGCTTTTCCCTGGAGTGCTAAGCCCTGCCACTTTTGAAAACAACTATCGTCGATGCGATGGCCCAATACCGAGGCAATGCCCTCCGCCACGGACTCCGCGACAATCACCCCCGACCAATCGGGTTGAAATTGGTAGATGAGCAGGCGATCGCTATGGAGACAGGCCCTTAATTCGGTGACACAAGTCTGCAAAATCTCTGGTAATTCCAGGCTCTGCCGAATTTGCAACGCCATCCGATTCACCAGACCCTCGCACTCAGATTGATCTAGATTGAAAGAGACGATAGGGGCACTGCTTGAGTCAGAAGAAGTCGCAACATTTGCCATTAGGACACGCTGGACAAAAGAAGAGGCTAATAATTTATTTTATGATTGTGTATACTTAACGACAATACGGCTGTTAATTTTTTGTGATAAACAGACTTCTCTATGAACAGACAGTCTATAAACCCCTAATCCTTGACTATTCAACTACTCTTTGATCTTAATGCATGGAGCCCAATCAATTTAGCACAAAAGAGTCAGGATAAATCAAGGGTTAAAGCAGAAATAGGAAAATGAAATAAGATATTAATAAGTCTACTTGATAGACTTTCGTGATGAACAATGGGCAATTATCAAACCCAGAATTTTCAAAGTGAATCATTCAATTAAGTAACGTATTAGTCGTTGCTGACTCTCAAATTACTAGGCAAAGATAGAGGCCCCTGATTTTCCCATCACCATAATGGCAGGTCAGCATAGAGTACAAAACGGCCGGATACTCTTGCAAAAGACCGGAAACCTCTCTGTTAGGATGGAGAACAGTTAATCTTATGCCTATCATGTTCAGTCAATTCCGTGCCCAGTATCCCCAGGGGAGCCTCACCAGTGAACTTCTCCAGATTGACCATGGCCGCTACATCGTCCGTGCCTTGGTGGTGGTGGAT contains:
- a CDS encoding ribonuclease R family protein, with translation MDFSLATLLSHFSDDKLVAGKVLEKKLGCEDELAIEKLQIILDALERAGLLVKERGKYRRVLEDNVVEAKLRCSSKGFCFAIQDDEDADDIYVREAHLSNAWNGDRVLVRIIKDGTRRRSPEGEVRLILERANPSLLAQVKQAEEVFRAVPLDDRLLFELNLEANGQDLTQAINHLVHVAVVRYAIGEYPPLGRITKILGSDAEAAADTDIVSCKHDLPLQWPEDLQQQADKLPLGFNPTEYSQRADLRALLTFTFVDDRLQSLNPWIETAFSLEAQDDQWCLGVHIADVAHYIAEDTPLDRAARKRGTAVYLGDKVCSLFPDAVQQRCSLVPGAERLALSFFVTLDASGALTAFQFQSSVIQVDRQFSFAEVQSLLANSDQGEPALAPFQERFRTLFFNLSALAKSQRLQRGGFEILSDTLVPFLDEGRLGTLLVTEALPLRTLLAELVILVQKVVADQLTALGVPSLYCIQPEPDWEELTDLLKLVTNLGSEQTFDTEADVKPQDYARLSQALAKLPASRILNHLLEATLKTEKYSSHPASHFGLAYPDGYTHCIAPGQRYADLVVQRILKLVLSEGRDRRTKHSKVGVNLTTLECRGQISWSVLPPITHEKLAEELHHLVSHLNDREKVAEDAETDLRGLKKSEKMKERTGQVFRGLITGVQSYGFFVELEDLLVEGLVHVSSLKDDWYEYRARHSCLVGRKNRTAYRLGNEVDVQVKSVDYYRQQIDLVTVGGGSTATAIEADWEEE
- a CDS encoding GAF domain-containing protein, yielding MALQIRQSLELPEILQTCVTELRACLHSDRLLIYQFQPDWSGVIVAESVAEGIASVLGHRIDDSCFQKWQGLALQGKAPIIANSIYEMGYEPCHVKLLEQSGVAASLVQSIYVAEKMWGLLIAHHCHGTRQWQSIEAQIVQDLSVQLAIAIQQSNLVAALKAEINERQRLESSLHASQKKLTALGPRQDISNEIALKQEAAQKQSLEDELTVVETVLDDVIGGYWAWDMVTNKEYLSPGFRRMFGYEADANATDITSFQDVLVPEDLPIIQHSLERHIQSRGQTSHRNEVRYRHKNGSIVWVLCAGKVIEWDEQGHPLRMVGGHIDITQQKQNELKLKDSQALIQGITDASPDVLYVFDVIEQRNIYVNRKGSHILGYSAEEIQAMGERFLLTLIHPDDLGNSLKHFERIQRAEPGMIIENEYRVRAKDGSWRWFLSQDVIYKRNAMGQVQQVVGVAQDITQRKLVESQLQRQAQQERVLTQIIERMRSSIELDAVLTTTVKSLQDILQADRVLIYRIFDNGTGAAIAESVLPRWERLLDRVFPEEVFPKQNYERYANGRIFALYDRRAQSKIVLPCLIDFLREIGVQAKLVVPIVQQDKLWGLVIAHQCDGPRNWQDWEINLLRRVANQLAIAIQQADLYQRLQQELAQRESAQEQLSERNEELAMMNQQLARATRLKDEFLANMSHELRTPLNAILGLTEALLEGVFGPLTDKQCSSLETVERSGNHLLSLINDILDVAKIEAGEVVLNCTSLSVKRLCDDSLVFVKQLAHKKNIQVVRQISDNLPNVWGDERRLRQILINLLNNAVKFTPTGGRITLTVRLLVSPLLPHNHEALKGIERVSLVQPMPNLEQSRPSSFVEISITDTGIGIAPENVHKLFKPFIQIDSALNRQYEGTGLGLALVKQLVELHGGEVKVFSRLDIGSTFTVSLPVIPTDSLTATESIANLESAPAPSLATSSSFLILLAEDNEANAMTVMSYFEAKGYRMRHAPNGEAAIALIQQESPDLVLMDIQMPVMDGLTAIRKIRQELGLTELPIVALTALAMEGDEEKCLKAGANYYFSKPIKLKELTLLIQSLLNPES